One Fusarium poae strain DAOMC 252244 chromosome 4, whole genome shotgun sequence DNA window includes the following coding sequences:
- a CDS encoding hypothetical protein (SECRETED:SignalP(1-17)): MKTYVFLASLFASGALAQSAVADCHREESPDWNDCDKLWKILDWKAGNPREITRNCGRDTDLDGECSVFYEGSCQIAQCLLGDKCIGTSEGLMVTSKKIVESQCRRYDLGGRFTDGPSKFFEIIRYTGVPSRRRRSAPSGREEYTLAEYERIFGKDRDVSFSKVIDQDETKVDKRDAKWINFVTRQGVIKPGERKRVNSNELAPGIEQTWEESSSYSIEVGATAGVSAGLFKIFEASVEISTSYTESFSAGSSLKYSSGNCPNNANVYFAPVYTMYEGKFTDRDGTQKIWVPQHVNGVLEGRFVVECVGTTPA, translated from the exons ATGAAGACCTACGTTTTCCTCGCTTCGCTCTTTGCTTCTGGTGCTCTGGCCCAGAGCGCTGTAGCTGATTGCCACCGCGAAGAGTCCCCGGACTGGAACGACT GCGACAAGCTTTGGAAGATCCTCGACTGGAAAGCTGGCAACCCCAGGGAGATCACACGAAACTGCGGCCGAGACACCGACCTCGACGGCGAGTGCTCTGTTTTCTACGAGGGCTCATGCCAGATCGCTCAGTGCCTCCTTGGCGACAAATGCATTGGTACCTCTGAGGGACTCATGGTCACGTCGAAGAAGATCGTCGAGAGTCAGTGCAGACGTTATGACCTCGGCGGTCGTTTCACCGACGGACCCAGCAAGTTCTTTGAGATCATTCGCTACACGGGTGTTCCCAGCCGTCGCCGTCGTTCCGCACCTTCTGGACGGGAGGAGTACACTCTCGCCGAGTACGAGCGCATCTTTGGCAAGGACCGCGACGTCTCCTTCTCCAAGGTCattgaccaagatgagaccaAGGTTGATAAGCGGGATGCAAAGTGGATCAACTTTGTCACTCGTCAAGGCGTCATCAAGCCTGGTGAGCGCAAGCGAGTCAACTCCAACGAGCTCGCACCCGGTATCGAGCAGACTTGGGAGGAGTCTTCGTCTTACAGCATCGAGGTCGGCGCCACTGCTGGTGTGTCTGCTGGTCTTTTCAAGATCTTTGAGGCTTCGGTTGAGATCAGCACCAGCTACACCGAGTCCTTCAGTGCTGGTAGTTCGCTCAAGTACAGCAGCGGTAACTGCCCCAACAACGCCAATGTCTACTTTGCGCCTGTGTACACCATGTACGAGGGCAAGTTTACCGATCGGGATGGTACTCAGAAGATCTGGGTTCCCCAGCATGTGAATGGTGTGCTTGAGGGACGCTTTGTTGTTGAGTGTGTTGGCACGACTCCCGCTTAA
- a CDS encoding hypothetical protein (TransMembrane:10 (i100-122o142-159i171-196o208-227i273-294o300-318i354-373o393-415i422-440o452-479i)) — MKIFNSITRRVRLLVSPSAFHRTHYTGSLLFNLASFILPALYGTLSKLWVANIDSSMVVLTDAYTYMNTASEAVNEGLPRAAWVIIGDKASRSLAKRLQLTHTLIAFQTSIGLLLSIIFLSAASSFSKSFVPVEVRDVSLTYVRITSFTVLAGTLETAVSTSTRALDKPDIPLAISTVKFAVNIILDFLIISRFHVGSFTPTVNMQGTIQLVCNLVAAIAGLVYFLWSNTWSFIKHTPHDPQETRLRPSFDCLKILLPPGLIFFTESAVRNALYLWLVSTIVALGAVYATAWGVFNTIRWGLIMVPVQALEATALQFIGHNWGDWRRRVDISTRKPRASLKDLQGIIRPALRSLTLAIIFEVPIAIFLTLFGAKPFALYISGSDEVAEVTAYMWRSLDWCYVFYAMSTQLATILVATRPKWYLYQSLASNLLYVLPWAIVCQVDDLNDGNAWWYYKFVFGGSLVFSFGDILVVDSLWAWSLYYGKAKLEAFRE; from the coding sequence ATGAAGATCTTCAACAGCATTACCCGACGTGTCCGCCTTCTAGTTTCTCCGTCAGCCTTTCACCGTACACACTACACAGGCTCTCTACTCTTCAATCTCGCTTCATTCATCCTGCCCGCTCTCTACGGCACATTGTCTAAGCTATGGGTCGCAAACATTGACTCTTCAATGGTTGTGTTGACGGATGCCTATACGTACATGAACACGGCTTCGGAGGCTGTCAATGAAGGGTTACCTCGAGCAGCTTGGGTAATCATTGGCGATAAAGCATCGAGGTCGCTGGCCAAACGCTTGCAGTTGACTCATACTTTGATCGCTTTTCAGACATCCATTGGTCTGCTTCTGAGCATCATCTTTCTAAGCGCAGCGTCTTCCTTCTCAAAGAGTTTCGTTCCAGTTGAAGTCAGAGATGTGAGTCTGACCTATGTACGAATCACTTCATTCACCGTCTTGGCTGGGACGTTGGAGACAGCCGTTTCTACATCGACAAGAGCTTTGGATAAGCCCGACATCCCTCTCGCCATCAGCACCGTCAAGTTCGCCGTCAATATTATTCTCGACTTTCTCATCATCTCTCGCTTCCATGTCGGTTCCTTCACGCCCACGGTGAATATGCAAGGCACTATCCAATTAGTCTGCAATCTCGTCGCAGCCATCGCCGGCCTTGTTTATTTCCTATGGTCCAACACGTGGTCTTTTATCAAGCATACACCACACGATCCGCAAGAGACAAGGCTACGACCATCTTTCGACTGTCTCAAGATTCTTCTACCCCCTGGCTTAATCTTCTTCACCGAGTCAGCTGTTCGGAATGCATTATACCTGTGGCTCGTCAGCACCATCGTTGCCTTGGGCGCCGTGTATGCTACAGCCTGGGGTGTATTCAACACTATCCGCTGGGGTTTGATCATGGTACCTGTGCAAGCGTTGGAAGCCACCGCGTTACAATTCATCGGACACAACTGGGGAGACTGGAGACGACGCGTGGATATCAGCACACGAAAGCCTCGCGCTTCACTGAAAGATTTGCAGGGCATCATACGGCCAGCACTGCGGTCTTTGACACTCGCAATCATTTTTGAAGTCCCCATAGCCATCTTCCTCACTCTCTTCGGCGCCAAGCCCTTTGCATTATACATCAGCGGTTCAGACGAAGTAGCTGAAGTGACGGCGTATATGTGGCGGAGTCTAGACTGGTGCTATGTATTTTACGCCATGTCAACACAGCTTGCCACGATCCTTGTTGCGACGCGACCAAAGTGGTATCTCTATCAGAGTCTTGCGAGTAATCTACTTTATGTACTGCCATGGGCTATTGTGTGCCAGGTAGATGACTTGAACGATGGCAATGCATGGTGGTATTACAAGTTTGTCTTTGGAGGGAGTCTTGTTTTTAGTTTTGGGGAtattcttgttgttgattcGCTTTGGGCTTGGAGTCTGTATTATGGAAAGGCTAAGTTGGAGGCTTTTAGAGAGTGA
- a CDS encoding hypothetical protein (TransMembrane:1 (n3-10c18/19o163-184i)) → MSTTVSSASAPSASTACAAQLFNQPNQDNTCALPYKDEYLPMMEKCCGDAKIVSYYDNCGIYCVALDQTIGELSKCLFGEGAGDADVFCSGSKKTTKTKDADVPATAQASVVSSKDDDNKDDDDDEDSSSAASSGTATGTASSSSETSSETGNAAPSLAPKSGISTVGLAIGALLFSSFAAGAFQL, encoded by the coding sequence ATGTCCACCACCGTCAGCTCCGCTTCGGCCCCCAGCGCCAGCACAGCCTGCGCCGCTCAGCTCTTCAACCAGCCCAACCAGGACAACACCTGCGCTCTGCCCTACAAGGACGAATACCTCCCCATGATGGAGAAATGCTGCGGCGACGCAAAGATTGTCAGCTACTACGACAACTGCGGCATCTACTGTGTCGCCCTCGAccagaccatcggcgagctcTCCAAGTGCCTcttcggtgagggtgccggCGACGCCGACGTTTTCTGCAGCGGAAGCAAGAAGACCACAAAGACAAAGGACGCCGATGTCCCCGCTACCGCCCAGGCGAGCGTTGTTTCCAGCAAGGACGATGATAacaaggatgatgatgatgatgaggatagcTCTTCTGCTGCTTCTTCTGGCACAGCTACCGGCACTGCTTCTTCCAGCAGTGAGACCTCTTCCGAGACTGGTAACGCTGCTCCTTCTTTGGCGCCCAAGAGCGGCATCAGCACTGTCGGTCTTGCCATCGGTGCTCTGCTCTTCTCCTCTTTTGCTGCTGGTGCTTTCCAGCTGTAA